The following proteins come from a genomic window of Tenebrio molitor chromosome 9, icTenMoli1.1, whole genome shotgun sequence:
- the zip gene encoding myosin heavy chain, non-muscle isoform X4: MADADNKDRYDPELKYLCVDRNNFNDPATQAEWTQKRLVWVPHESQGFVAASIKGERGDEVEVELQETGKRTTVAKDDIQKMNPPKFDKVEDMAELTCLNEACVLHNLKDRYYSGLIYTYSGLFCVVVNPYKKLPIYTEKIMERYKGIKRHEVPPHVFAITDTAYRSMLQEREDQSILCTGESGAGKTENTKKVIQYLAYVAASKSPKGAGAQKDLISPTREFSGGLEQQLLQANPILEAFGNAKTIKNDNSSRFGKFIRINFDASGYIAGANIETYLLEKSRAIRQAKQERTFHIFYQLLSGASTEQKKEFILEDPKSYPFLREDNHIVPGVDDSAEFQATIKSMNIMGMTNEDFSAIYRVVSAVMLFGTMQFKQDRNSDQATLPDNTVAQKIAHLLGLSVTDMTKAFLKPRIKVGRDFVTKSQTKEQVEFAVEAISKACYERMFRWLVTRINRSLGRTKRQGASFIGILDIAGFEIFELNSFEQLCINYTNEKLQQLFNHTMFILEQEEYQREGIEWKFIDFGLDLQPTIDLIDKPMGIMALLDEECLFPKATDKTFVDKLVSAHSSHPKFKKSDFRGVADFSIIHYAGKVDYCANQWLMKNMDPQNENVVSLLQASQDPFVVYIWKDAESIGRAKGMFRTVSYLYKEQLANLMVTLRNTNPNFVRCIIPNHEKRAGKIDAPLVLDQLRCNGVLEGIRICRQGFPNRIPFQEFRQRYELLTPNVINKGFMDGKKACETMIKSLELDQNLYRIGQSKIFFRAGVLAHLEEERDYKITDLIVNFQAFCRGFLSRRNYQKRVQQLNAIRIIQRNCSAYLKLRNWQWWRLYTKVKPLLEVTKQEEKLMQKEDELKQVKDKLEFHIKTTKEYETKYQQAQEEKIVLQEQLQAEVELCAEAEEMRARLTARKQELEEILHDLEARIEEEEERANTLSNDKKKLQLTIQDLEEQLEEEEGARQKLQLEKVQCDGKIKKLEEDLALSDDTNQKLLKEKKVLEERSNDLSQTLAEEEEKAKHLAKLKAKHEATIAELEERLLKDHQQRQESDRSKRKVETEVNDLKEQLSEKRLQLEEMQLQLGKKEEELAQAMVRVDEEGALKAQSQKALRELESQLSELQEDLEAEKAARSKAEKLKRDLNEELEALKNELLDSLDTTAAQQELRSKREQELANLKKNLEDENQVHEATLAEMRHKHTQELGSVNEQLETIKKQKMSVEKAKQALEAENADLASELRNVGASRQEGERRRKQAESQLVEVQGKLVEVERVRVELQEKAQKLQQEMDNIVQQLEEAELKASAAVKNQATIESQFAEAQSALEEETRQKLALSSKLRQLESDKENLQEQIEEEEEAKKNLEKQVNTLAVQLAEAKKKAEDEAEQSAILEESKKKLAKDLELLQRQVEELTAANDKLERSKKKVAAELEDTNIDLETQRQKVTELEKKQKNFDKVLAEEKQVSEQLMSEKDAAEREAREKETRVLSLSRELDESNVKVEELERTKRQLQAELDELVNNQGTADKNVHELEKAKRSLETQLAELKAQNEELEDELQLTEDAKLRLEVNMQALRAQFERDVQAKEEQAEEKRRGIVKQLRDLEAELDEERKQRASAVTARKKLEGDLKELEAQIEMQCKMKEDALKQLKKSQQQCKEAVRDAEEARASRDELAAGCKEAERKVKTLEAEVLQLSEDHASAERARRAAEAERDELLEEVNNSNSKGALLIDEKRRLEARIATLEEEIEEEQSNNELLQDRTRKAQLTIEQLTSELATERSQAQKQESSKLLLERQNKELKAKLTELETAQRTKTKATIAALESKITNLEEQLEVEAKERLAQQKTNRKLDKRLKELVMQLEDERRHADQYKEQVDKANSRVKTLKRQLDEAEEEITREKAQKRKVQRDYEDMLESNESMTRELNNLKSKLSVK; this comes from the exons ATGGCGGACGCCGACAACAAGGACCGCTACGATCCCGAGCTGAAGTACCTATGCGTCGACAGGAACAACTTCAACGACCCGGCCACCCAGGCCGAGTGGACCCAGAAGCGGCTCGTGTGGGTGCCCCACGAGTCGCAGGGCTTCGTCGCCGCCAGCATCAAGGGCGAGCGCGGCGACGAGGTCGAAGTCGAGCTCCAGGAGACGGGCAAGAGGACCACCGTCGCCAAAGATGACATCCAGAAGATGAACCCGCCCAAGTTCGACAAGGTCGAGGACATGGCGGAGCTCACCTGCCTCAACGAGGCCTGCGTCCTCCACAACCTCAAGGACAGATACTACTCGGGGCTCATTTAT ACCTATTCCGGGCTTTTCTGCGTGGTGGTCAACCCCTACAAGAAActgccaatttacacagaaaaaatCATGGAACGGTACAAAGGCATCAAGCGACACGAAGTGCCTCCTCACGTTTTCGCCATAACGGACACGGCCTACCGCTCGATGTTGCAAG aACGAGAGGACCAGTCGATCCTTTGCACCGGCGAATCCGGCGCCGGCAAAACCGAAAACACGAAAAAAGTCATCCAGTATTTGGCCTACGTGGCCGCATCGAAATCCCCCAAAGGAGCAGGAGCG CAGAAAGATCTTATT AGTCCGACGAGAGAGTTCTCG GGTGGCCTAGAACAACAGCTTTTGCAAGCCAACCCCATACTCGAAGCTTTCGGCAACGCCAAGACCATCAAGAACGACAATTCTTCCAGATTT GGTAAATTCATCAGGATAAATTTCGATGCTTCTGGGTATATCGCAGGGGCGAACATCGAAACTTACCTACTTGAGAAATCACGTGCCATAAGACAAGCCAAACAGGAGAGGACCTTCCACATCTTCTACCAGCTCTTGTCCGGGGCCTCCACCGAACAGAAAA aGGAGTTCATCCTGGAGGACCCCAAGTCGTACCCGTTCCTCCGCGAGGACAATCACATCGTTCCGGGCGTGGACGATTCCGCCGAGTTCCAGGCCACCATCAAGAGCATGAACATCATGGGAATGACCAACGAGGACTTCAGCGCCATCTACCGGGTCGTCTCAGCTGTCATGCTGTTCGGCACGATGCAGTTCAAACAGGACCGCAACTCGGACCAGGCCACGTTGCCCGACAACACGGTGGCCCAAAAAATCGCACACCTGTTGGGTCTGTCCGTCACGGATATGACCAAGGCCTTCCTCAAGCCCAGGATCAAGGTCGGAAGGGATTTCGTCACGAAGAGTCAGACCAAAGAACAG GTGGAATTCGCAGTTGAGGCCATCTCCAAGGCGTGCTATGAGCGCATGTTCCGTTGGTTGGTGACCAGGATCAACCGGTCCTTGGGTCGCACCAAGAGACAAGGAGCCAGCTTCATCGGCATCCTCGACATCGCAGGTTTCGAAATCTTCGAGCTGAACTCGTTCGAACAGCTCTGCATCAACTACACCAACGAGAAGCTCCAGCAGCTGTTCAACCACACTATGTTCATCCTGGAGCAGGAAGAGTACCAGCGCGAAGGCATCGAATGGAAATTCATCGACTTCGGCCTCGACCTCCAGCCCACCATCGACCTGATCGACAAGCCGATGGGTATCATGGCCTTGCTCGACGAAGAGTGTCTCTTCCCCAAGGCCACCGATAAGACGTTCGTCGACAAGCTGGTCAGCGCGCACTCGAGCCACCCCAAGTTCAAGAAGAGCGACTTCCGGGGCGTGGCCGACTTCTCCATCATCCACTACGCGGGGAAGGTCGACTATTGCGCCAACCAGTGGCTCATGAAGAACATGGACCCGCAGAACGAGAACGTGGTGTCGCTGTTGCAAGCTTCGCAAGATCCTTTCGTCGTCTACATCTGGAAGGACGCCGAGAGTATCGGACGCGCCAAAGGCATGTTCAGGACTGTTTCGTACCTGTACAAGGAGCAGTTGGCCAACCTGATGGTGACCCTGCGCAACACTAATCCGAACTTCGTGCGTTGTATcattccgaatcacgagaaaCGCGCCGGGAAGATCGACGCTCCTCTGGTGCTGGACCAGTTGAGGTGCAACGGCGTCCTCGAGGGCATCAGGATCTGCAGACAAGGCTTCCCAAACAGGATTCCCTTCCAGGAGTTCAGGCAACGGTACGAGTTGCTCACACCTAACGTCATCAACAAAGGATTCATGGATGGGAAGAAGGCCTGCGAGACCATGATCAAGAGTTTGGAACTTGACCAGAATCTTTACAGAATCGGACAGTCGAAGATCTTCTTCAGAGCTGGAGTTCTGGCACATCTGGAAGAGGAACGCGACTACAAGATCACCGATTTGATCGTCAACTTCCAGGCTTTCTGTCGAGGATTCTTGTCCAGGAGAAACTACCAGAAGCGAGTCCAACAGCTCAACGCCATCAGGATCATCCAGAGGAATTGCTCGGCGTATCTCAAATTGCGCAACTGGCAATGGTGGAGACTCTACACCAAAGTGAAACCTCTCTTGGAGGTGACCAAGCAAGAAGAGAAGCTCATGCAGAAAGAAGACGAGTTGAAGCAAGTCAAGGACAAGTTGGAGTTCCACATCAAGACGACGAAAGAGTACGAGACCAAGTACCAACAGGCTCAAGAAGAGAAGATCGTCCTTCAGGAGCAACTCCAGGCCGAGGTGGAGTTGTGCGCCGAGGCCGAAGAGATGCGCGCCAGATTGACTGCTCGAAAACAAGAATTGGAAGAGATCCTTCACGATCTCGAGGCTAGAATTGAGGAGGAAGAAGAACGCGCCAACACCCTCAGCAACGACAAGAAAAAGTTGCAACTGACCATTCAGGATTTGGAAGAACAGTTGGAAGAAGAAGAGGGTGCTCGACAGAAGTTGCAACTGGAGAAAGTGCAGTGCGACGGCAAAATAAAGAAACTGGAAGAAGACTTGGCGTTGAGCGATGACACGAATCAAAAGCTTCTCAAAGAGAAGAAGGTGTTGGAGGAGCGGAGCAACGATTTAAGTCAGACTTTGGCGGAAGAAGAAGAGAAGGCCAAACATCTGGCCAAGCTGAAGGCGAAACACGAAGCTACGATAGCCGAACTGGAGGAGCGTCTGTTGAAGGACCACCAACAGAGACAGGAGTCGGATCGTTCCAAACGCAAAGTCGAGACCGAAGTGAACGACTTGAAAGAACAACTGTCCGAGAAGCGATTGCAGCTGGAAGAGATGCAGCTGCAGTTGGGCaagaaagaagaagaattGGCCCAGGCCATGGTCAGAGTCGACGAAGAGGGAGCTCTGAAAGCTCAGTCTCAGAAGGCGCTCCGCGAATTGGAGAGTCAGTTGTCCGAGCTTCAGGAAGATTTAGAAGCGGAGAAGGCGGCGAGGAGCAAAGCTGAAAAGTTGAAGCGCGACCTGAACGAAGAATTGGAAGCTTTGAAAAACGAGCTTTTGGACTCGTTGGACACCACCGCAGCTCAACAGGAGTTGAGGTCCAAACGCGAACAAGAACTTGCCAATTTGAAGAAGAATTTGGAAGACGAGAATCAAGTCCACGAAGCTACTCTCGCAGAAATGAGACACAAGCACACGCAAGAGTTGGGAAGCGTGAACGAACAACTGGAAACCATCAAGAAGCAGAAGATGAGCGTGGAGAAGGCGAAACAAGCTTTGGAGGCAGAAAACGCGGATTTGGCGAGTGAGTTGAGAAACGTGGGGGCCAGCAGACAGGAAGGCGAGAGGAGGAGAAAACAGGCCGAGAGTCAGCTGGTCGAAGTACAAGGCAAGTTGGTCGAAGTGGAGAGAGTGAGGGTGGAACTCCAGGAGAAGGCGCAGAAGTTGCAGCAGGAGATGGACAACATCGTCCAGCAGTTAGAGGAGGCCGAGTTGAAAGCGTCCGCGGCGGTGAAGAATCAAGCAACGATAGAGTCGCAGTTTGCCGAAGCTCAAAGCGCTCTAGAGGAAGAAACACGCCAGAAGTTGGCGTTGAGTTCCAAGTTGAGACAGTTGGAGTCGGACAAAGAGAATCTGCAAGAGCAGATCGAAGAAGAGGAGGAGGCCAAGAAGAACTTGGAGAAACAGGTGAACACTTTGGCCGTTCAGCTGGCCGAGGCGAAGAAGAAGGCCGAGGACGAAGCCGAACAGTCGGCTATTTTGGAAGAGAGCAAGAAGAAGCTCGCCAAAGATTTGGAACTGTTGCAACGTCAAGTCGAAGAGTTGACAGCGGCCAACGACAAACTGGAGCGAAGCAAGAAGAAGGTCGCGGCGGAGCTCGAAGACACCAACATCGACCTCGAGACGCAGAGGCAGAAGGTGACCGAGCTCGAGAAGAAGCAGAAGAACTTCGACAAGGTGTTGGCTGAGGAGAAGCAAGTCAGCGAACAGTTGATGAGCGAGAAGGATGCCGCCGAAAGGGAGGCCCGCGAGAAAGAAACTCGGGTTCTGTCGTTGAGCCGTGAACTGGACGAGTCCAATGTCAAGGTTGAGGAGTTGGAGAGGACCAAGAGACAACTCCAGGCCGAATTGGACGAGCTGGTCAACAACCAAGGCACCGCCGACAAGAACGTGCACGAGCTGGAGAAGGCCAAACGTTCCCTCGAAACTCAACTGGCCGAGTTGAAGGCCCAGAACGAAGAACTGGAAGACGAGCTCCAGCTGACCGAAGACGCCAAGCTCAGATTGGAGGTGAACATGCAAGCGCTGCGGGCGCAGTTCGAACGCGACGTGCAAGCGAAAGAAGAACAAGCGGAGGAGAAACGCAGAGGTATCGTCAAGCAGCTGAGAGATCTCGAGGCGGAGTTGGACGAAGAGAGGAAGCAGAGGGCTTCCGCGGTGACCGCGAGGAAGAAGCTTGAAG GCGACCTCAAAGAGTTGGAGGCTCAAATCGAGATGCAGTGCAAGATGAAGGAAGACGCTCTCAAGCAGCTGAAGAAGTCGCAGCAGCAGTGCAAGGAGGCGGTCAGAGACGCCGAAGAGGCGCGCGCCTCCCGCGACGAACTCGCCGCCGGCTGCAAGGAAGCCGAGCGCAAGGTGAAGACCTTGGAGGCGGAAGTTCTTCAGTTGAGTGAAGACCACGCCAGTGCGGAGAGGGCCCGGCGCGCAGCCGAGGCCGAACGCGACGAGCTCCTGGAGGAGGTGAACAACAGCAACAGCAAAGGGGCGTTGCTGATTGATGAGAAGCGCCGCCTCGAGGCGAGAATCGCCACCCTAGAAGAGGAGATCGAGGAAGAGCAGAGCAACAACGAACTGTTGCAGGACAGGACCCGCAAGGCCCAGCTGACCATCGAACAGTTGACCTCCGAGCTGGCCACCGAAAGGTCGCAAGCCCAGAAACAGGAGTCCAGCAAGCTGCTGCTCGAGAGACAGAACAAGGAGCTGAAGGCGAAGCTGACGGAGCTGGAGACGGCTCAAAGAACGAAAACGAAAGCGACGATCGCGGCGCTCGAGAGCAAGATCACCAATCTCGAGGAGCAGCTCGAGGTGGAGGCCAAAGAAAGGTTGGCCCAGCAGAAGACCAACAGGAAGTTGGACAAGAGGCTGAAGGAGCTAGTCATGCAATTGGAAGACGAGCGTCGTCACGCCGACCAATACAAGGAGCAAGTCGACAAGGCCAATTCGAGGGTGAAAACGCTCAAGAGACAGTTGGACGAGGCCGAGGAGGAGATCACCAGGGAGAAGGCGCAGAAGAGGAAGGTGCAGAGGGACTACGAAGACATGCTCGAGAGTAACGAGTCCATGACCCGTGAACTCAACAATCTGAAGAGCAAGCTGAG CGTTAAATGA